A DNA window from Mycobacterium sp. IDR2000157661 contains the following coding sequences:
- a CDS encoding putative quinol monooxygenase: MPVVVVATMTAKPESVDTVRDACKKAIEAVHEEPGCELYALHEANGTFVFVEQWADEQALQAHSTAPAVATLFGTVGEHLDGAPDIKMLQPVVAGDRSKGTLRS; the protein is encoded by the coding sequence ATGCCCGTCGTCGTCGTCGCCACCATGACCGCCAAGCCCGAGTCGGTCGACACCGTCCGCGACGCCTGCAAGAAGGCCATCGAGGCGGTGCACGAGGAACCGGGCTGCGAGCTGTACGCGCTGCACGAGGCCAACGGCACCTTCGTGTTCGTCGAGCAGTGGGCCGATGAGCAGGCGTTGCAGGCCCACAGCACCGCGCCCGCCGTCGCGACGTTGTTCGGCACTGTCGGCGAACACCTCGACGGCGCACCGGACATCAAGATGCTGCAGCCAGTGGTCGCGGGTGACCGCAGCAAGGGCACGCTGCGGTCCTGA